AACAACTCCGGGCGAGCTCCGACGAGAGTCGGGTCTCGGCTCACACCTTCATCAAAGCTTGATCGTTTCGCAGCCGTTTTCCGCATTTGGGAGCAGCAGCGTAGGACCAAGGTCCCAAGGTGATTGAGCCTGCGACCACCCGACTGACCATTGAGGAGAACCAAGTGCGCCGACGAGTCACCGTCGCCATCATCGCTTCGACAACCGCCGCGGGACTGCTTCTGGCCGGCTGCTCGAGTACCGCCACACCAGCAGACCCAGCCGCCACGGCTTCCGAGACGGTCGCAGCGCCGTTCAACGACTCCGACGTCACGTTCGCCCAGATGATGGTCGTCCACCACGAGGGCGCCATCGAGATGGCCGACCTCGCCGTCGAACGAGGCACGAACCCCGAGGTCCAGGCGCTCGGCAAGGCGATCTCGGCAGCGCAGGGACCCGAGATCGAGCAGATGACGAGCTGGCTCGAGAGCTGGGGTGAGCCGACGGCCGACGACATGATGGACATGGACGGCATGGACCATGGGGGCATGGACATGGACGGGATGGATCAGGCCGGCGCGATGGCGGACCTCGACTCGCTGTCCGGCACCGAGTTCGACCGCCGCTTCCTCGAGCTGATGACCGCACACCACCAGGGCGCAATCGAGATGTCCGAGCAGGAGCTGGCCGACGGCGAGAACGCCGACGCGCTCGCGCTCGCCCGTCGGATCATCGATGCCCAGAACGCCGAGATCGTGGAGATGACGAACATGCTCGGCGGGCTCTGATCTTCCTCCCGGGCGGGCGCCGGACCCTCAACGAGGGTCCGGCGCTTCGCCGCGAAGCTACCCTCATCGGACCTTCATGATTCCTGAGCCGAGACTCAATGAACTCTCGGGACAGTGGTCGCGCGCGCTGGAGAGCCCGGCGCCTTGATCGGAGGTACGTCGTGGTCGCCACCGCTCCTGAGGTCTCACGCGGCACGGAAGGTCCCGGAACGCCCAGCGGCCGAGCGGGCCTCAGGCTCGCCGCCGTCATCGCCGTCAGCGTGGCGATCGGGATCGTCGCACTCCTGCTGCCTGCCTGGCCGGCCGGCGAGGACATGGGGTCGACGCACTACATGGGCCTGCTCGCCGCGAACCAGCCGTGGAACCTGCTGATCTTCATGGCGATCCCGGTCATCTGCGCCGAGACGGTCGCGGTCACCGAGCTCGTCATCCTGTTCAGCCCGCAGCGTGCCGGCCGGACCGTGAGGGCGTTGAACCGCTACGTCGGCCTGTTCGCCGGGTTCTACTTCCTCGGGATCTTCGTCTACCTGCTCGACAACGCGGTCGTCCCGCTCACCCAGTCCGGGGGCTGGCGTGGCCCGGCCGACGTTATCGCCGTCGGGTTCTACCTGCTTGGTGTCGTGCCGCTCTACGGGATGAGCCTTCTCGAGACGCGCGTGCTGGGCGCCGGGTGGGACGAGCAGCACCGCCTGAAGATCCACGCCACCTTCGTGGGCATCTTCCTCGTGGTCGCTCACATCGCGATGATCGCGGGCATGCTCGACCCGACCGTCGCCGGCTGGGACCCCACCCACGAGATGGACGACGGGTCGCAGAT
The Cellulomonas gilvus ATCC 13127 DNA segment above includes these coding regions:
- a CDS encoding DUF305 domain-containing protein, which gives rise to MIEPATTRLTIEENQVRRRVTVAIIASTTAAGLLLAGCSSTATPADPAATASETVAAPFNDSDVTFAQMMVVHHEGAIEMADLAVERGTNPEVQALGKAISAAQGPEIEQMTSWLESWGEPTADDMMDMDGMDHGGMDMDGMDQAGAMADLDSLSGTEFDRRFLELMTAHHQGAIEMSEQELADGENADALALARRIIDAQNAEIVEMTNMLGGL
- a CDS encoding DUF6803 family protein — its product is MAIGIVALLLPAWPAGEDMGSTHYMGLLAANQPWNLLIFMAIPVICAETVAVTELVILFSPQRAGRTVRALNRYVGLFAGFYFLGIFVYLLDNAVVPLTQSGGWRGPADVIAVGFYLLGVVPLYGMSLLETRVLGAGWDEQHRLKIHATFVGIFLVVAHIAMIAGMLDPTVAGWDPTHEMDDGSQMEGMTH